The Streptomyces sp. 840.1 genome contains a region encoding:
- a CDS encoding condensation domain-containing protein: MTADHLSRMSPDGPITVVVDPGGPPYDAPPFLELRGPLDTRRLESALDRIAAGRPDGPAWQHRLRPHGPGLHTLTLTMSAPGEFPAGLLADLLTDPPAGRSVCAVAPSPLQHEMLADADAHPGPGRHVEQLSWVWHGPLDPERFTAAWQSLFDRESVLRSAFADGPEPQIVVHDRVRAEVLRLPHSAGDWASVVEYDRCRGLDPRRPGPLRVTVLGGDPVVSATAQPTRVLLTFHHALLDGWSARLLLREFYRAYLAGGRLPGGERRPDMGDYAQWLAAQDTGPARTFWTDATPPPGVTHSPLPAAAVRAPVPGGTGTGTGRTRLRLTAVQTARLGAWAAGWGSTESGALQAVWALLLYRAAGSADAEPVRFSVTVSGRGILLDGVERLPGALRNPLPISVVVDPRASVPELLGLLRDRALDMAAYEWVSAGQIRTWTEDRAEAPDALGSLVAFEGGPDGPDELIRELAAQGVRVDPPETLGARTGFPLTLAAHHDADGGLIVTVSYDHTQPAGIGGVLAHAAFLLDELPRVAGASTTIAEVLARLAHADADAEPDTDTDTGTGTEAGTPPATSADRPARTCTDAPALITLRPARNPGAGTVCLVPSHGTPRFCYELLARSYQGPEALVLLSAALDDRAGYDALGPLIDAGGHLVLGGFSGCGVAAYRITRLIAANGGRPPLIVLTGAATSARDLARLLESASERAG; the protein is encoded by the coding sequence ATGACCGCCGATCATCTCTCACGTATGTCCCCGGACGGACCGATCACCGTCGTCGTCGATCCCGGAGGACCGCCCTACGACGCTCCGCCGTTCCTGGAGCTCCGCGGCCCCCTGGACACCCGGCGCCTCGAATCCGCGCTGGACCGGATCGCCGCCGGCCGTCCGGACGGCCCGGCCTGGCAGCACCGGCTCCGGCCCCACGGGCCCGGCCTGCACACCTTGACTCTCACCATGAGCGCCCCCGGGGAGTTCCCGGCCGGCCTGCTGGCCGACCTGCTCACGGACCCGCCGGCCGGCCGCTCGGTATGCGCCGTCGCGCCGAGCCCGCTCCAGCACGAGATGCTCGCCGACGCCGACGCCCACCCGGGCCCCGGCCGCCACGTCGAACAGCTCAGCTGGGTCTGGCACGGGCCGCTGGACCCCGAACGCTTCACCGCCGCCTGGCAGTCGCTCTTCGACCGGGAGAGCGTGCTGCGTTCCGCCTTCGCCGACGGCCCCGAGCCGCAGATCGTCGTGCACGACCGGGTCAGGGCCGAAGTGCTACGGCTGCCGCACAGCGCCGGGGACTGGGCAAGCGTGGTCGAGTACGACCGGTGCCGAGGCCTCGACCCGCGCCGTCCCGGACCGCTGCGCGTGACCGTGCTGGGCGGCGATCCCGTCGTATCGGCCACGGCCCAGCCCACCCGGGTGCTGCTCACCTTCCACCACGCGCTGCTCGACGGCTGGAGCGCGCGCCTGCTGCTGCGCGAGTTCTACCGCGCCTACCTGGCCGGCGGCCGTCTGCCGGGCGGTGAACGCCGCCCCGACATGGGCGACTACGCGCAGTGGCTTGCCGCCCAGGACACCGGCCCCGCACGCACGTTCTGGACGGATGCCACACCACCGCCCGGCGTCACGCATTCGCCCCTGCCCGCAGCCGCCGTCCGCGCTCCCGTGCCCGGGGGGACCGGGACCGGGACCGGGCGCACCCGGCTGCGGCTGACCGCCGTGCAGACGGCACGGCTCGGCGCCTGGGCGGCCGGCTGGGGCAGCACCGAGAGCGGTGCGCTGCAAGCCGTCTGGGCCCTGCTGCTCTACCGGGCCGCCGGAAGCGCCGACGCGGAGCCGGTCCGCTTCAGCGTGACGGTGTCCGGACGCGGCATCCTGCTCGACGGGGTGGAGCGCCTGCCGGGCGCCCTGCGCAACCCGCTGCCGATCTCCGTCGTCGTCGACCCGCGGGCGAGCGTTCCGGAGCTGCTCGGCCTGCTGCGTGACCGGGCCCTGGACATGGCCGCGTACGAGTGGGTCTCGGCGGGCCAGATCCGTACCTGGACCGAGGACCGGGCCGAGGCGCCCGACGCGCTGGGCAGCCTGGTCGCCTTCGAGGGCGGTCCGGACGGCCCGGACGAACTCATCCGGGAACTCGCCGCCCAGGGAGTCCGTGTGGACCCACCGGAGACGCTCGGCGCCCGAACCGGCTTCCCGCTCACCCTCGCCGCCCACCACGACGCCGACGGCGGGCTCATCGTGACCGTCTCCTACGACCACACCCAGCCCGCAGGAATCGGCGGTGTCCTGGCGCACGCCGCATTCCTGCTGGACGAACTCCCCCGTGTGGCGGGCGCGTCCACCACCATCGCCGAGGTGCTGGCGCGGCTGGCCCACGCGGATGCGGACGCGGAGCCGGACACGGACACGGACACCGGTACGGGCACGGAGGCCGGTACGCCCCCGGCCACGTCGGCGGACCGTCCGGCCCGCACCTGCACCGACGCGCCCGCGCTCATCACCCTGCGACCGGCTCGGAACCCCGGCGCGGGCACCGTCTGCCTCGTACCGTCGCACGGCACCCCCCGCTTCTGCTACGAACTGCTCGCGCGCTCGTACCAGGGCCCCGAAGCCCTCGTACTGCTGAGCGCCGCGCTCGACGACAGAGCCGGGTACGACGCGCTCGGGCCGCTCATCGACGCGGGCGGGCACCTCGTGCTCGGCGGATTCTCCGGCTGCGGAGTCGCCGCGTACCGGATCACCCGGCTCATCGCGGCGAACGGCGGCCGGCCGCCGCTCATCGTGCTCACCGGCGCCGCGACGTCCGCCCGCGATCTCGCCCGGCTGCTCGAATCCGCCTCCGAACGCGCCGGATGA
- the metH gene encoding methionine synthase: MKGTRSAALREALATRVVVADGAMGTMLQAQDPTLEDFENLEGCNEILNLTRPDIVRSVHEEYFAVGVDCVETNTFGANSAALGEYDIPERVYELSESGARIAREVADEFTASTGQQRWVLGSMGPGTKLPTLGHAPYVKLRDGFQRNAEGLIAGGADALIVETTQDLLQTKAGILGARRALEALGSDLPLLVSLAFETTGTMLLGSEIGAALTALEPLGIDMIGLNCSTGPAEMSEHLRYLTRHSRIPLLCMPNAGLPVLTKDGAHFPLGPEGLADAQETFVQEYGLSLVGGCCGTTPEHLRQVVDRVRGSAITARDPRPEPGAASLYQTVPFRQDTSYLAIGERTNANGSKKFREAMLEARWDDCVEMARDQIREGAHLLDLCVDYVGRDGVADMAELAGRFATASTLPIVLDSTELPVLRAGLEKLGGRAVLNSVNYEDGDGPESRFVQVTRLAAEHGAALIALTIDEEGQARTVEHKVAIAERLIEDLTGNWGIHESDILIDCLTFTICTGQEESRKDGIATIGAIRELKKRHPDVQTTLGLSNISFGLNPAARVVLNSVFLDECVKAGLDSAIVHASKILPIARLDEEQVKVAHDLIYDRRAEDYDPLQRLMELFEGVNMKSMKEGKAEELLALPLDERLQRRIIDGEKKGLEADLDEALQTRPALDIVNDTLLEGMKVVGELFGSGQMQLPFVLQSAEVMKTAVAHLEPHMEKSDAEGKGTIVLATVRGDVHDIGKNLVDIILSNNGFNVVNIGIKQPVSAILDAAEEHKADVIGMSGLLVKSTVIMKENLQELNQRKLAAEYPVILGGAALTRAYVEQDLHEIYEGEVRYARDAFEGLRLMDALIAVKRGVPGASLPELKQRRVPKRETAVLEVEEPEEGVRSDVSVTNPVPEPPFWGTRVVKGIQLKEYASWLDEGALFKGQWGLKQARAGDGPTYEELVETEGRPHLRGWLDKLHTENLLEAAVVYGYFPCVSKGDDLILLHEDGSERTRFTFPRQRRGRRLCLADFFRPEESGETDVIGLQVVTVGSRIGGETAKLFEANAYRDYLELHGLSVQLAEALAEYWHARVRAELGIAGAEPAALDGMFRTEYQGCRYSLGYPACPDLEDRAKIAALLRPERIGVVLSEEFQLHPEQSTDAIVLHHPEAGYFNAGGRRP, encoded by the coding sequence ATGAAGGGCACCCGATCCGCAGCGCTCCGTGAGGCGCTCGCCACCCGGGTGGTGGTGGCCGACGGTGCCATGGGCACCATGCTGCAGGCCCAGGACCCCACGCTGGAGGACTTCGAGAACCTCGAGGGCTGCAACGAGATCCTGAACCTCACCCGGCCCGACATCGTGCGTTCCGTGCATGAGGAGTACTTCGCGGTCGGCGTGGACTGTGTGGAGACGAACACCTTCGGCGCGAACAGCGCGGCGCTGGGTGAGTACGACATTCCCGAGCGGGTGTATGAGCTCTCGGAGTCGGGTGCGCGTATCGCCCGTGAGGTGGCGGACGAGTTCACGGCCTCGACGGGGCAGCAGCGCTGGGTCCTGGGCTCGATGGGGCCCGGCACGAAGCTTCCGACGCTGGGGCACGCCCCGTACGTGAAGCTGCGTGACGGGTTCCAGCGGAACGCGGAGGGGCTGATCGCGGGCGGCGCCGACGCGCTGATCGTGGAGACGACGCAGGACCTCCTGCAGACGAAGGCCGGCATTCTGGGGGCGCGGCGCGCGCTGGAGGCTCTGGGCAGCGATCTGCCGTTGCTGGTGTCGTTGGCCTTCGAGACGACCGGGACGATGCTGCTCGGCTCCGAGATCGGCGCCGCGCTGACCGCCCTGGAGCCGCTGGGCATCGACATGATCGGCCTGAACTGCTCGACCGGTCCGGCGGAGATGAGCGAGCACCTGCGCTATCTGACCCGTCACTCCCGTATCCCGTTGCTCTGTATGCCGAACGCCGGTCTGCCGGTGCTGACGAAGGACGGGGCGCACTTCCCGCTCGGTCCCGAGGGGCTGGCGGATGCGCAGGAGACGTTCGTTCAGGAGTACGGGCTGTCGCTGGTGGGCGGTTGCTGCGGTACGACTCCGGAGCACCTGCGCCAGGTCGTCGACCGGGTCCGCGGGTCCGCCATCACCGCCCGGGACCCGCGCCCGGAGCCGGGTGCGGCGTCGCTCTACCAGACCGTGCCCTTCCGGCAGGACACCTCGTACCTCGCCATCGGTGAGCGGACGAACGCCAACGGGTCGAAGAAGTTCCGTGAGGCGATGCTGGAGGCGCGGTGGGACGACTGTGTGGAGATGGCGCGTGACCAGATCCGCGAGGGCGCGCACCTGCTCGATCTCTGCGTCGACTACGTGGGCCGTGACGGGGTCGCGGACATGGCGGAGCTGGCCGGACGGTTCGCCACGGCCTCCACGCTGCCGATCGTGCTGGACTCCACCGAGCTGCCCGTGCTGCGGGCCGGCCTGGAGAAGCTCGGCGGGCGCGCGGTCCTGAACTCGGTGAACTACGAGGACGGTGACGGGCCCGAGTCCCGGTTCGTGCAGGTGACCAGGCTGGCCGCCGAGCACGGTGCCGCACTGATCGCCCTGACGATCGACGAGGAGGGCCAGGCCCGCACGGTCGAGCACAAGGTGGCCATCGCGGAGCGCCTGATCGAGGACCTCACCGGCAACTGGGGCATTCACGAGTCGGACATCCTCATCGACTGCCTGACCTTCACCATCTGCACGGGGCAGGAGGAGTCGCGCAAGGACGGCATCGCCACCATCGGGGCGATCCGTGAGCTGAAGAAGCGCCACCCCGACGTCCAGACCACGCTTGGCCTCTCGAACATCTCCTTCGGTCTCAACCCGGCGGCCCGCGTCGTCCTGAACTCGGTCTTCCTCGACGAGTGTGTGAAGGCGGGGCTGGACTCCGCGATCGTGCACGCGTCGAAGATCCTGCCGATCGCGCGGCTGGACGAGGAGCAGGTCAAGGTCGCCCACGACCTGATCTACGACCGTCGCGCCGAGGACTACGACCCGCTGCAGCGGCTCATGGAGCTCTTCGAGGGCGTCAACATGAAGTCGATGAAGGAGGGCAAGGCCGAGGAACTCCTCGCGCTGCCTCTGGACGAGCGGCTTCAGCGCCGGATCATCGACGGCGAGAAGAAGGGGCTGGAGGCCGACCTCGACGAGGCCCTGCAGACGCGTCCCGCGCTCGACATCGTCAACGACACCCTGCTGGAGGGCATGAAGGTCGTCGGCGAGCTGTTCGGCTCCGGCCAGATGCAGTTGCCCTTCGTGCTCCAGTCCGCCGAGGTCATGAAGACCGCGGTGGCCCACCTGGAGCCGCACATGGAGAAGTCGGACGCCGAGGGCAAGGGCACCATCGTGCTGGCCACCGTCCGCGGCGACGTCCACGACATCGGCAAGAACCTCGTCGACATCATCCTGTCCAACAACGGGTTCAACGTCGTGAACATCGGTATCAAGCAGCCCGTCTCCGCGATCCTGGACGCCGCCGAGGAACACAAGGCCGACGTCATCGGCATGTCCGGCCTCCTGGTCAAGTCCACCGTGATCATGAAGGAGAACCTCCAGGAGCTCAACCAGCGCAAGCTGGCCGCCGAGTACCCGGTCATCCTGGGCGGCGCCGCCCTGACCCGCGCCTACGTCGAACAGGACCTCCACGAGATCTACGAGGGCGAGGTCCGCTACGCCCGCGACGCCTTCGAGGGCCTGCGGCTGATGGACGCGCTGATCGCGGTCAAGCGCGGCGTTCCCGGAGCCTCTCTGCCTGAGCTGAAGCAGCGTCGGGTGCCCAAGCGGGAGACCGCCGTGCTGGAGGTCGAGGAGCCGGAGGAGGGCGTGCGTTCCGACGTCTCGGTCACCAACCCCGTCCCCGAGCCCCCGTTCTGGGGCACCCGGGTCGTCAAGGGCATCCAGCTCAAGGAGTACGCCTCCTGGCTCGACGAGGGCGCACTCTTCAAGGGCCAGTGGGGCCTCAAGCAGGCCCGCGCCGGCGACGGACCCACGTACGAGGAGCTGGTCGAGACCGAGGGCCGGCCGCACCTGCGGGGCTGGCTCGACAAGCTGCACACCGAGAACCTGCTGGAAGCGGCCGTCGTCTACGGCTACTTCCCCTGCGTCTCCAAGGGCGACGACCTGATCCTGCTGCACGAGGACGGCTCGGAGCGCACCCGCTTCACCTTCCCGCGCCAGCGCCGCGGCCGCCGCCTCTGCCTCGCCGACTTCTTCCGCCCCGAGGAGTCCGGCGAGACGGACGTCATCGGCCTCCAGGTCGTCACCGTCGGATCGCGGATCGGCGGCGAGACCGCCAAGCTCTTCGAGGCCAACGCCTACCGCGACTACCTGGAGCTGCACGGCCTCTCCGTCCAGCTGGCCGAGGCCCTCGCCGAGTACTGGCACGCCCGGGTCCGCGCCGAACTGGGCATCGCGGGGGCCGAGCCCGCCGCGCTGGACGGCATGTTCCGCACCGAGTACCAGGGCTGCCGCTACTCCCTGGGCTACCCCGCCTGCCCCGATCTGGAGGACCGCGCCAAGATCGCCGCGCTGCTTCGGCCCGAGCGGATCGGAGTCGTCCTGTCGGAGGAATTCCAGCTCCACCCCGAGCAGTCCACCGACGCGATCGTGCTGCACCACCCCGAGGCCGGTTACTTCAACGCGGGAGGCCGCCGGCCATGA
- the ahcY gene encoding adenosylhomocysteinase has product MPSQPPADFTDFKVADLSLAAFGRKEITLAEHEMPGLMSIRREYAAAQPLAGARITGSLHMTVQTAVLIETLVALGAEVRWASCNIYSTQDHAAAAVAAAGVPVFAWKGESLEEYWWCTEQALTWPNTPTGGPNMILDDGGDATLLVHKGVEFEKEGAAPDPSTADSEEYAHILATLNRTLGESPQKWTQLASEIRGVTEETTTGVHRLYEMHRDGTLLFPAINVNDAVTKSKFDNKYGCRHSLIDGINRATDVLIGGKTAVVCGYGDVGKGCAESLRGQGARVIITEIDPICALQAAMDGYQVATLDDVVEQADIFVTTTGNKDIIMASDMARMKHQAIVGNIGHFDNEIDMAGLAKIDGIVKDEVKPQVHTWTFPDGRVLIVLSEGRLLNLGNATGHPSFVMSNSFADQTLAQIELFTKPEEYPTDVYVLPKHLDEKVARLHLAALGVRLTTLRPEQAAYIGVEVDGPYKSDHYRY; this is encoded by the coding sequence ATGCCCTCGCAGCCGCCCGCCGACTTCACGGACTTCAAGGTCGCCGACCTCTCCCTCGCGGCGTTCGGCCGCAAGGAGATCACGCTGGCCGAGCACGAGATGCCCGGTCTGATGTCGATCCGCAGGGAGTACGCCGCCGCGCAGCCGCTGGCCGGTGCCCGTATCACCGGTTCGCTGCACATGACTGTGCAGACGGCGGTGCTGATCGAGACCCTGGTCGCCCTCGGCGCCGAGGTCCGCTGGGCCTCCTGCAACATCTACTCGACCCAGGACCACGCGGCCGCCGCTGTGGCTGCGGCGGGTGTCCCGGTCTTCGCCTGGAAGGGTGAGTCGCTGGAGGAGTACTGGTGGTGCACGGAGCAGGCTTTGACCTGGCCGAACACCCCTACCGGTGGTCCGAACATGATTCTCGACGACGGTGGTGACGCCACTCTCCTCGTCCACAAGGGCGTCGAGTTCGAGAAGGAGGGGGCGGCTCCGGATCCGTCGACCGCGGACAGTGAGGAGTACGCCCATATCCTCGCGACGCTGAACCGTACGCTCGGTGAGTCCCCGCAGAAGTGGACGCAGCTGGCGTCGGAGATCCGTGGTGTCACGGAGGAGACCACGACGGGTGTGCACCGGCTGTACGAGATGCACCGCGACGGGACTCTGCTGTTCCCGGCGATCAATGTGAATGACGCGGTCACGAAGTCGAAGTTCGACAACAAGTACGGGTGCCGGCACTCGCTGATCGACGGCATCAACCGGGCCACGGACGTGCTGATCGGTGGCAAGACGGCCGTGGTGTGTGGTTACGGCGATGTGGGCAAGGGGTGTGCGGAGTCGCTGCGGGGTCAGGGTGCCCGGGTGATCATCACGGAGATCGACCCGATCTGCGCGCTGCAGGCGGCGATGGACGGTTACCAGGTCGCCACGCTCGATGATGTGGTGGAGCAGGCGGACATCTTCGTCACGACGACGGGCAACAAGGACATCATCATGGCCTCCGACATGGCCCGGATGAAGCACCAGGCGATCGTCGGGAACATCGGTCACTTCGACAACGAGATCGACATGGCGGGTCTCGCGAAGATCGACGGGATCGTCAAGGACGAGGTCAAGCCGCAGGTCCACACCTGGACGTTCCCGGACGGCAGGGTCCTGATCGTGCTGTCCGAGGGCCGCCTGCTGAACCTGGGCAACGCGACCGGCCACCCCTCGTTCGTGATGTCGAACAGCTTCGCGGACCAGACGCTGGCCCAGATCGAGCTGTTCACCAAGCCCGAGGAGTACCCGACCGACGTCTACGTGCTGCCCAAGCACCTCGACGAGAAGGTCGCCCGCCTCCACCTCGCCGCACTCGGCGTGCGGCTCACAACGCTACGCCCGGAGCAGGCGGCGTACATCGGTGTC
- a CDS encoding 4'-phosphopantetheinyl transferase superfamily protein: MTQTELMTAAPDAAARITEPIHVSGPDGPWDLVREGMDLYGNAVVHTTWGEWLTGAVADPSLRPLLGRDWQRYRRTADPTIRYRFVASRLATKFTAAAALGTRPAELDLAYKIGGRPYLRGLDQIDVSLTHTDDLIAVGISRCGRIGVDAEPADRHMSFELLQDHVCTPAERADLVTLSEDEQRAQLLRLWTLKEAYTKALGQGLRLGFTEFGFGAGEGGLLAPDGTPAARDEWAFTTRRVLGRYLLSVACHDSGLDTSRDTAARTMLDGGFMGAVAGLLDHV, translated from the coding sequence TTGACGCAGACAGAGCTGATGACCGCGGCGCCGGACGCCGCAGCACGTATCACCGAGCCGATCCACGTCAGCGGCCCCGACGGGCCATGGGACCTGGTGCGCGAAGGCATGGACCTGTACGGCAACGCCGTGGTGCACACCACCTGGGGCGAGTGGCTCACCGGAGCCGTCGCCGACCCCTCGCTGCGCCCGCTGCTCGGCCGGGACTGGCAGCGCTACCGCCGCACCGCCGACCCCACCATCCGCTACCGCTTCGTCGCCTCCCGGCTGGCCACCAAGTTCACGGCCGCGGCCGCGCTGGGCACCAGGCCCGCCGAACTCGACCTCGCGTACAAGATCGGCGGACGGCCCTATCTGAGAGGGCTCGACCAGATCGATGTGAGCCTCACCCACACCGACGACCTGATCGCCGTCGGCATCAGCCGCTGCGGCAGGATCGGGGTAGACGCCGAACCGGCCGACCGGCACATGTCGTTCGAACTCCTCCAGGACCATGTCTGCACACCCGCCGAACGCGCCGATCTCGTGACGCTGTCCGAGGACGAACAGAGGGCTCAGCTGCTCCGGCTGTGGACCCTGAAGGAGGCGTACACCAAGGCGCTCGGCCAAGGCCTGCGCCTCGGCTTCACCGAATTCGGCTTCGGCGCCGGCGAGGGCGGCCTGCTCGCCCCCGACGGGACACCGGCCGCCCGCGACGAATGGGCGTTCACCACCCGCCGGGTGCTGGGCCGCTATCTGCTGAGCGTGGCCTGCCACGACTCCGGACTGGACACCTCACGCGACACGGCGGCCCGCACCATGCTCGACGGAGGGTTCATGGGAGCCGTCGCCGGACTCCTCGACCACGTATGA
- a CDS encoding acyl-CoA dehydrogenase has protein sequence MTITADLTGTTATGHSWWESDARARASRLEAQLGDPYDPANPHGLRALFAADARSAPPAATEDLLAGTDLGAEFVPVEYGGRLTRADLLARVLRPVFRRDVALGFGYGITSLFATGAIWAAGTPAQRRSTADLLLGGGRATILHHELAHSNAILRHEFTAGTTPDGYRLNGRKDVIINASRADAQVVYARTDPAPGPHSHSVLLLDDAWRDSPSVRHLSRVPTPGMRGALFSGLEFTDHTVPGDARVGSTGEGVALALRTFQVNRSLICGVVTAAADTVLHSAVRAATTGRKAPIARRWHKPLAGVFADLLACDSMATVVLRALSLLPDRAHVFAAAVKYVVPDLLRENLEELATVLGARGYEHDSPQYGALGKLVRDLPVAGLGHAGTASCQSVIVPQLRGLAEHSWFQEEEPPPELFRQGAELPVLDYRLLGLAGGGDFMAASLVGSAARLSSYRGLGGQIAALAELAEGFVTELRALREECRRLPAYGTTALADPAVCVLSDRYSLIVAAAAVLGVWEGQDGRDPFLANSAWAVLALSRLGERLAIPVPELPEGCLAQVMEELVRRFRTGRSCDLDGITLAQ, from the coding sequence ATGACCATCACCGCCGATCTCACCGGAACCACGGCCACCGGTCACAGCTGGTGGGAGTCCGACGCACGCGCACGGGCATCCCGGCTCGAAGCGCAGCTCGGCGACCCCTACGACCCCGCGAACCCGCACGGGCTGCGCGCCCTGTTCGCCGCCGACGCCCGGAGCGCCCCGCCCGCCGCCACCGAGGACCTCCTGGCCGGCACGGACCTGGGCGCCGAGTTCGTCCCCGTCGAATACGGCGGCCGGCTCACCCGGGCCGACCTGCTCGCCCGCGTCCTGCGGCCGGTCTTCCGCCGTGACGTCGCCCTCGGCTTCGGCTACGGCATCACCTCGCTGTTCGCCACCGGAGCGATCTGGGCGGCCGGCACCCCCGCGCAGCGACGCAGCACCGCCGACCTGCTGCTCGGCGGAGGCCGGGCCACGATCCTCCACCACGAACTGGCCCACTCCAACGCGATCCTGCGGCACGAGTTCACCGCCGGCACCACCCCCGACGGCTATCGGCTGAACGGGCGCAAGGACGTGATCATCAACGCCTCGCGCGCCGACGCCCAGGTCGTCTACGCCCGCACCGACCCGGCCCCCGGACCGCACAGCCACTCGGTGCTGCTCCTGGACGACGCCTGGCGGGACAGCCCGTCCGTGCGGCACCTGTCGCGAGTCCCCACCCCCGGCATGCGCGGGGCGCTGTTCTCCGGGCTGGAGTTCACCGACCACACCGTCCCCGGCGACGCCCGCGTCGGCAGCACGGGCGAGGGCGTCGCACTCGCCCTGCGCACCTTCCAGGTCAACCGGAGCCTCATCTGCGGTGTCGTCACCGCCGCAGCGGACACCGTCCTGCACTCCGCGGTACGGGCCGCGACCACCGGCCGCAAGGCCCCGATCGCGCGCCGCTGGCACAAGCCGCTGGCCGGAGTCTTCGCCGACCTGCTGGCCTGCGACAGCATGGCCACCGTCGTCCTGCGCGCCCTGAGCCTGCTGCCCGACCGGGCCCATGTCTTCGCCGCCGCCGTCAAGTACGTGGTGCCCGACCTGCTGCGCGAGAACCTGGAGGAGCTCGCCACCGTCCTGGGGGCGCGCGGCTACGAGCACGACAGCCCGCAGTACGGCGCGCTCGGCAAGCTCGTACGGGACCTGCCGGTCGCCGGACTCGGCCATGCCGGAACCGCCTCCTGCCAGTCCGTGATCGTCCCCCAGCTGCGCGGCCTGGCCGAACACTCCTGGTTCCAGGAGGAGGAACCACCGCCCGAGCTGTTCCGCCAGGGAGCCGAACTCCCGGTGCTGGACTACCGGTTGCTGGGCCTCGCGGGCGGCGGCGACTTCATGGCCGCCTCCCTTGTGGGCTCCGCCGCCCGCCTCTCCTCGTACCGGGGCCTGGGCGGCCAGATCGCCGCGCTCGCCGAACTGGCCGAGGGCTTCGTCACCGAACTGCGCGCCCTGCGCGAGGAGTGCCGCCGGCTGCCCGCCTACGGCACCACGGCGCTCGCCGACCCCGCCGTCTGCGTACTCAGCGACCGCTACAGCCTGATCGTCGCAGCCGCCGCGGTACTCGGCGTGTGGGAGGGCCAGGACGGCCGGGACCCGTTCCTCGCCAATTCGGCCTGGGCGGTGCTGGCGCTGTCCCGCCTCGGCGAGCGGCTCGCCATCCCCGTGCCCGAACTGCCCGAGGGCTGTCTGGCACAGGTCATGGAGGAACTGGTCCGCCGCTTCCGGACGGGCCGCAGCTGCGACCTGGACGGCATCACCCTCGCCCAGTGA
- the metK gene encoding methionine adenosyltransferase → MSRRLFTSESVTEGHPDKIADQISDAILDALLSQDPSSRVAVETLIATGQVHIAGEVTTKAYADIPGLVRETILGIGYDSSAKGFDGATCGVSVSIGAQSPDIAQGVDIAYEKRVGGAAADGEGDDLDKQGAGDQGLMFGYATNETPSLMPLPIELAHRLSRRLTEVRKDGTVPYLRPDGKTQVTIEYSGSRPVRLDTVVVSSQHASDIDLDNLLSPDIRHHVVEHVLTELAEDGIKLESDDYRLLVNPTGRFEIGGPMGDAGLTGRKIIIDTYGGMARHGGGAFSGKDPSKVDRSAAYAMRWVAKNVVAAGLADRCEVQVAYAIGKAEPVGLFVETFGTGAVAQNRIEQAIREVFDLRPAAIVRDLDLLRPIYFRTAAYGHFGRELPDFTWERTDRAQQLKAAAGL, encoded by the coding sequence ATGTCCCGCCGCCTGTTCACCTCGGAATCCGTGACCGAGGGCCACCCCGACAAGATCGCCGACCAGATCAGCGACGCGATCCTCGACGCACTGCTGAGCCAGGACCCGTCCTCCCGGGTCGCCGTCGAGACACTGATCGCCACCGGCCAGGTGCACATCGCCGGTGAGGTGACGACCAAGGCGTACGCCGACATCCCCGGTCTCGTCCGCGAGACGATTCTGGGCATCGGCTACGACTCGTCGGCCAAGGGATTCGACGGCGCCACCTGCGGAGTCTCGGTGTCCATCGGCGCGCAGTCGCCGGACATCGCGCAGGGCGTCGACATCGCGTACGAGAAGCGCGTGGGGGGTGCCGCGGCAGACGGGGAGGGGGACGATCTCGACAAGCAGGGCGCCGGCGACCAGGGCCTGATGTTCGGCTACGCCACGAACGAGACCCCGTCCCTGATGCCGCTGCCGATCGAGCTGGCCCACCGGCTCTCACGCCGGCTGACCGAGGTCCGCAAGGACGGCACCGTCCCCTACCTCCGCCCCGACGGGAAGACGCAGGTCACCATCGAGTACAGCGGCAGCCGCCCGGTCCGTCTCGACACCGTTGTCGTCTCCTCGCAGCACGCCTCCGACATCGACCTCGACAACCTGCTGAGCCCGGACATCCGCCACCACGTCGTCGAGCACGTACTGACCGAACTCGCCGAGGACGGCATCAAGCTGGAGTCCGACGACTACCGGCTGCTGGTCAACCCGACCGGACGCTTCGAGATCGGCGGCCCGATGGGCGACGCGGGTCTGACCGGCCGCAAGATCATCATCGACACCTACGGCGGCATGGCCCGCCACGGCGGCGGCGCCTTCTCGGGCAAGGACCCGTCGAAGGTGGACCGCTCGGCCGCCTACGCGATGCGCTGGGTCGCCAAGAACGTCGTCGCGGCGGGCCTCGCGGACCGGTGCGAGGTCCAGGTCGCGTACGCCATCGGCAAGGCCGAGCCGGTCGGCCTGTTCGTCGAGACCTTCGGCACCGGCGCCGTCGCCCAGAACCGCATCGAGCAGGCGATCAGGGAGGTCTTCGACCTGCGCCCGGCCGCCATCGTCCGTGACCTCGACCTGCTGCGGCCGATCTACTTCCGGACCGCCGCCTACGGCCACTTCGGACGCGAACTGCCCGACTTCACCTGGGAGCGGACCGACCGCGCCCAGCAGCTGAAGGCCGCGGCCGGTCTCTGA